A genomic window from Pyxicephalus adspersus chromosome 2, UCB_Pads_2.0, whole genome shotgun sequence includes:
- the LOC140322756 gene encoding uncharacterized protein isoform X2, giving the protein MVGDPQRDRTATIRIQNLKENDGPMFCCRISIHVNMREKQGWQNRHGTYIYFKDQFSIEQPDVVPAMLGEGVSIPCVIHNQSPDNIEEIVWRFGENILCSENNQYFKWNKQNFTQKVGRWMVQKSETMISLHVMNVTYSEIRQYCCEVKTNSGTERKSAHGSQVVIAEHRNDPGVTQSDILSINEEDSVTISCSYNDPPGQVPLWREVFWRVGSPSGPFAYHPSELMVHPSYRGRSQIIGSADLQINGVRMSDHTTYYCFVMLKFCIGNNKQNSTLRYGSGTQLQIIEKNRTSAVIFAGVGVLLFLILLCIVLIILKKKGVICRKKESKKFSPSASMAPQNDVRVSNVPSSITATSQEDAGGTVYAHLNMESLQQGKGKTNKERPLSSDNQVLYAAVKPSTDQVIYAAVHIS; this is encoded by the exons ATGGTGGGAGATCCTCAGAGGGACAGAACAGCGACAATCAGAATCCAGAATCTAAAGGAAAATGATGGACCCATGTTCTGCTGTAGGATATCAATTCATGTTAATATGAGAGAAAAACAAGGGTGGCAAAACCGGCATGGAACCTATATATACTTCAaag ACCAGTTCTCCATAGAGCAGCCGGATGTTGTCCCCGCCATGTTGGGAGAAGGTGTCTCCATCCCATGTGTTATACACAACCAGTCACCTGATAATATAGAAGAGATAGTCTGGAGGTTTGGAGAAAATATTCTGTGTTCTGAAAATAATCAATATTTCAAATGGAATAAACAAAACTTTACACAGAAAGTGGGGAGATGGATGGTACAGAAATCTGAGACAATGATCTCATTACACGTTATGAATGTTACATATTCTGAAATCAGGCAGTACTGCTGCGAAGTGAAAACAAATTCAGGAACAGAGAGAAAATCTGCACATGGCTCCCAGGTAGTGATAGCAG AACATAGGAATGATCCCGGGGTCACTCAGTCTGATATCCTATCCATTAATGAAGAAGACTCAGTCACTATCAGCTGCTCATACAATGACCCACCAGGCCAAGTCCCTCTGTGGAGAGAAGTTTTCTGGAGAGTGGGCAGCCCATCGGGACCCTTTGCCTATCACCCCTCGGAGCTGATGGTTCATCCCAGTTACAGGGGAAGATCTCAGATTATTGGATCAGCTGATCTCCAGATAAATGGGGTCCGCATGTCAGATCACACCACCTATTACTGCTTTGTGATGCTGAAATTCTGCATTGGGAACAACAAGCAGAACTCAACACTCAGATATGGGTCCGGAACACAATTAcagataattgaaaaaaatagaacCTCTGCAG TGATTTTCGCTGGAGTAGGAGTCCTGCTATTTTTGATTCTCTTGTGCATTGTACTGATCATCCTGAAGAAGAAAG gtgttatttgtagaaaaaaggagag taaaAAATTTTCACCTTCAGCTTCAATGGCTCCGCAAAATGATG ttCGAGTGTCGAATGTCCCATCCAGTATTACTGCTACTAGCCAAGAG GATGCCGGAGGCACGGTTTATGCTCATTTAAATATGGAATCGCTGCAACAGGGTAAAGGTAAAACGAATAAAGAGAGACCTTTAAGCAGTGACAACCAAGTTCTTTATGCTGCAGTTAAGCCTTCCACTGATCAGGTTATATACGCAGCTGTTCACATATCGTAG
- the LOC140322756 gene encoding uncharacterized protein isoform X1: MVGDPQRDRTATIRIQNLKENDGPMFCCRISIHVNMREKQGWQNRHGTYIYFKDQFSIEQPDVVPAMLGEGVSIPCVIHNQSPDNIEEIVWRFGENILCSENNQYFKWNKQNFTQKVGRWMVQKSETMISLHVMNVTYSEIRQYCCEVKTNSGTERKSAHGSQVVIAEHRNDPGVTQSDILSINEEDSVTISCSYNDPPGQVPLWREVFWRVGSPSGPFAYHPSELMVHPSYRGRSQIIGSADLQINGVRMSDHTTYYCFVMLKFCIGNNKQNSTLRYGSGTQLQIIEKNRTSAETTVSPRTVSSTTPGPVQIPVIFAGVGVLLFLILLCIVLIILKKKGVICRKKESKKFSPSASMAPQNDVRVSNVPSSITATSQEDAGGTVYAHLNMESLQQGKGKTNKERPLSSDNQVLYAAVKPSTDQVIYAAVHIS, encoded by the exons ATGGTGGGAGATCCTCAGAGGGACAGAACAGCGACAATCAGAATCCAGAATCTAAAGGAAAATGATGGACCCATGTTCTGCTGTAGGATATCAATTCATGTTAATATGAGAGAAAAACAAGGGTGGCAAAACCGGCATGGAACCTATATATACTTCAaag ACCAGTTCTCCATAGAGCAGCCGGATGTTGTCCCCGCCATGTTGGGAGAAGGTGTCTCCATCCCATGTGTTATACACAACCAGTCACCTGATAATATAGAAGAGATAGTCTGGAGGTTTGGAGAAAATATTCTGTGTTCTGAAAATAATCAATATTTCAAATGGAATAAACAAAACTTTACACAGAAAGTGGGGAGATGGATGGTACAGAAATCTGAGACAATGATCTCATTACACGTTATGAATGTTACATATTCTGAAATCAGGCAGTACTGCTGCGAAGTGAAAACAAATTCAGGAACAGAGAGAAAATCTGCACATGGCTCCCAGGTAGTGATAGCAG AACATAGGAATGATCCCGGGGTCACTCAGTCTGATATCCTATCCATTAATGAAGAAGACTCAGTCACTATCAGCTGCTCATACAATGACCCACCAGGCCAAGTCCCTCTGTGGAGAGAAGTTTTCTGGAGAGTGGGCAGCCCATCGGGACCCTTTGCCTATCACCCCTCGGAGCTGATGGTTCATCCCAGTTACAGGGGAAGATCTCAGATTATTGGATCAGCTGATCTCCAGATAAATGGGGTCCGCATGTCAGATCACACCACCTATTACTGCTTTGTGATGCTGAAATTCTGCATTGGGAACAACAAGCAGAACTCAACACTCAGATATGGGTCCGGAACACAATTAcagataattgaaaaaaatagaacCTCTGCAG aaactACCGTGAGTCCACGGACTGTGAGCAGCACTACCCCTGGCCCAGTACAGATTCCAG TGATTTTCGCTGGAGTAGGAGTCCTGCTATTTTTGATTCTCTTGTGCATTGTACTGATCATCCTGAAGAAGAAAG gtgttatttgtagaaaaaaggagag taaaAAATTTTCACCTTCAGCTTCAATGGCTCCGCAAAATGATG ttCGAGTGTCGAATGTCCCATCCAGTATTACTGCTACTAGCCAAGAG GATGCCGGAGGCACGGTTTATGCTCATTTAAATATGGAATCGCTGCAACAGGGTAAAGGTAAAACGAATAAAGAGAGACCTTTAAGCAGTGACAACCAAGTTCTTTATGCTGCAGTTAAGCCTTCCACTGATCAGGTTATATACGCAGCTGTTCACATATCGTAG